From one Musa acuminata AAA Group cultivar baxijiao chromosome BXJ2-6, Cavendish_Baxijiao_AAA, whole genome shotgun sequence genomic stretch:
- the LOC135614150 gene encoding peptide chain release factor 1, mitochondrial-like isoform X2, translating to MELIKELRTKEKEIDGLKSVMSDCVEDKDMWNMADEELAQALVEERRLQHLLLKSLLPKDDADERDCILEVRAGTGGEEASLFAMDIFKMYEKYSQKRGWKFDVIDIMESDLKGYKEASGTISGPGAYGRLKFESGVHRVQRVPVTEKSGRVHTSAVSIAILPQADEVDVQLRNEDLKIDTYRSGGSGGQSVNTTNSAVRIMHIPTGITVAIQDERSQHMNKAKALKVLRARLYEMERSRLQRSRSKLRAEQIGSGDRSERIRTYNFPQGRVTDHRVGITHHSIEDVMEGESLDMFVDALLLQEEMDAIASFGTQ from the exons ATGGAATTAATAAAGGAGCTAAGGACCAAAGAGAAG GAGATTGATGGTCTTAAATCAGTGATGTCTGACTGTGTTGAAGACAAAGACATGTGGAACATGGCTGATGAGGAATTAGCTCAAGCTTTAGTGGAGGAGAGAAGATTGCAACATTTACTTCTTAAATCATTGCTTCCAAAGGATGATGCTGATGAGAGAGATTGCATATTGGAGGTGAGAGCAG GGACTGGTGGTGAAGAAGCCTCATTGTTTGCAATGGACATATTCAAAAT GTATGAAAAATACTCGCAAAAGAggggctggaaatttgatgtTATAGACATTATGGAGTCTGATTTAAAAGGATATAAG GAAGCTAGTGGAACAATATCTGGACCTGGTGCATATGGTAGACTGAAATTTGAGAGTGGGGTTCACAGAGTTCAG AGAGTTCCAGTGACAGAGAAATCTGGTCGTGTGCATACGAGTGCAGTATCCATTGCTATACTTCCTCAGGCTGATGAG GTCGATGTCCAGCTTCGAAATGAAGACTTGAAGATTGATACTTATAGATCTGGTGGTTCTGGAGGTCAATCTGTAAACACCACAAACAGTGCCGTCAGGATTATGCATATTCCAACAGGAATTACTGTTGCAATACAAGATGAAAGATCACAACACATG AACAAAGCGAAAGCGCTCAAAGTATTGCGCGCAAGGCTGTATGAAATGGAGAGGTCTAGACTTCAAAGGAGCAGATCAAAACTTCGGGCAGAGCAG ATTGGAAGTGGTGACAGGTCTGAGCGGATCCGGACATATAATTTTCCTCAGGGTCGAGTCACCGATCACCGTGTTGGGATCACCCATCACTCGATAGAGGATGTCATGGAGGGAGAGAGCCTAGACATGTTCGTCGATGCTCTTCTTTTGCAAGAGGAGATGGATGCCATTGCCTCGTTTGGCACTCAGTGA
- the LOC103986589 gene encoding uncharacterized protein At2g34160 gives MEEIAEGVNNLHIAAPDSYKNNRIQVSNTKKPLFFYVNLAKRYMQQHNEVELSALGMAIATVVTIAEILKNNGLAVEKKITTSTVDVKDESRGWPIQKAKIEILLGKTENFDELMAAAAEGDNKEQS, from the exons ATGGAGGAGATCGCGGAGGGTGTGAACAACCTCCACATCGCTGCCCCCGATTCCTACAAGAACAACAGGATACAGGTGTCGAACACCAAGAAGCCCCTCTTCTTCTACGTCAACCTCGCCAAG AGGTATATGCAGCAACACAATGAAGTTGAACTGTCAGCTCTTGGAATGG CAATTGCAACTGTTGTCACCATTGCGGAAATTCTGAAAAACAATGGTCTTGCTGTTGAGAAGA AGATTACAACGTCCACAGTTGATGTGAAGGATGAATCCAGGGGCTGGCCCATCCAAAAAGCAAAG ATCGAGATATTGCTGGGAAAGACTGAAAACTTCGATGAATTAATGGCTGCAGCAGCTGAGGGGGATAATAAGGAACAAAGCTGA
- the LOC135614150 gene encoding peptide chain release factor 1, mitochondrial-like isoform X1 translates to MRNLGFQWGRNLVRRYYQRYDFLISSSSIPVLRLHPLQPSISRGLFLSAQQAYSTESHSELPVDLLRIMEQRMIAIEQRSSYLQEQINQATVSAVDYSRANKELRKLGSSMELIKELRTKEKEIDGLKSVMSDCVEDKDMWNMADEELAQALVEERRLQHLLLKSLLPKDDADERDCILEVRAGTGGEEASLFAMDIFKMYEKYSQKRGWKFDVIDIMESDLKGYKEASGTISGPGAYGRLKFESGVHRVQRVPVTEKSGRVHTSAVSIAILPQADEVDVQLRNEDLKIDTYRSGGSGGQSVNTTNSAVRIMHIPTGITVAIQDERSQHMNKAKALKVLRARLYEMERSRLQRSRSKLRAEQIGSGDRSERIRTYNFPQGRVTDHRVGITHHSIEDVMEGESLDMFVDALLLQEEMDAIASFGTQ, encoded by the exons ATGAGAAACTTGGGTTTCCAATGGGGAAGGAACCTTGTTCGAAGGTACTACCAGAGATATGATTTTCTCATCTCCTCTTCTTCAATCCCGGTTCTCCGCTTGCATCCTTTGCAACCTTCTATATCCAGAGGGTTATTTCTATCAGCTCAACAAGCATACTCCACTG AATCACATTCTGAGCTTCCAGTTGACCTCCTGAGGATTATGGAACAGAGAATGATAGCAATTGAACAGAGAAGTTCCTACCTTCAAGAGCAAATTAACCAG GCAACGGTCTCGGCAGTTGATTATTCAAGAGCTAATAAAGAGCTTCGAAAACTTGGAAGCTCGATGGAATTAATAAAGGAGCTAAGGACCAAAGAGAAG GAGATTGATGGTCTTAAATCAGTGATGTCTGACTGTGTTGAAGACAAAGACATGTGGAACATGGCTGATGAGGAATTAGCTCAAGCTTTAGTGGAGGAGAGAAGATTGCAACATTTACTTCTTAAATCATTGCTTCCAAAGGATGATGCTGATGAGAGAGATTGCATATTGGAGGTGAGAGCAG GGACTGGTGGTGAAGAAGCCTCATTGTTTGCAATGGACATATTCAAAAT GTATGAAAAATACTCGCAAAAGAggggctggaaatttgatgtTATAGACATTATGGAGTCTGATTTAAAAGGATATAAG GAAGCTAGTGGAACAATATCTGGACCTGGTGCATATGGTAGACTGAAATTTGAGAGTGGGGTTCACAGAGTTCAG AGAGTTCCAGTGACAGAGAAATCTGGTCGTGTGCATACGAGTGCAGTATCCATTGCTATACTTCCTCAGGCTGATGAG GTCGATGTCCAGCTTCGAAATGAAGACTTGAAGATTGATACTTATAGATCTGGTGGTTCTGGAGGTCAATCTGTAAACACCACAAACAGTGCCGTCAGGATTATGCATATTCCAACAGGAATTACTGTTGCAATACAAGATGAAAGATCACAACACATG AACAAAGCGAAAGCGCTCAAAGTATTGCGCGCAAGGCTGTATGAAATGGAGAGGTCTAGACTTCAAAGGAGCAGATCAAAACTTCGGGCAGAGCAG ATTGGAAGTGGTGACAGGTCTGAGCGGATCCGGACATATAATTTTCCTCAGGGTCGAGTCACCGATCACCGTGTTGGGATCACCCATCACTCGATAGAGGATGTCATGGAGGGAGAGAGCCTAGACATGTTCGTCGATGCTCTTCTTTTGCAAGAGGAGATGGATGCCATTGCCTCGTTTGGCACTCAGTGA